In Ostrea edulis chromosome 6, xbOstEdul1.1, whole genome shotgun sequence, a single window of DNA contains:
- the LOC125683193 gene encoding myomesin-3-like isoform X2: MNNKCHFHMEKYFIAGDYSNETDSAEVKASPNIIIDMLVKKGKEFDMQMEEKLARALHKLKWSDGLIPSESVADVAVEIAVPKLDFRFASNDAMKRFYQSSEQQSLKNLILNIFEEKPIKDLLTGSSFDFVVRVELHISEYLVRGIIEPGPPSLPRLVRVVDATTHTLTIEWDVPETDYGLPILSYHVERFDFIKKKWLRVGSTEPPVTVCRVANLEMGHKYKIRVFAVNKLGRSKPSTTDGPVTLLRLPGSRGKSLAVNGHTDL; this comes from the exons ATGAACAACAAATGCCATTTTCATATGGAGAAGTATTTCATAGCAGGGGACTATTCGAATGAAACAG ATTCTGCAGAGGTTAAAGCATCACCAAACATAATTATCGACATGCTAGTGAAGAAAGGGAAAGAATTTGATATGCAGATGGAAGAGAAACTAGCCCGCGCTCTACATAAACTGAAATGGAGTGATGGATTAATCCCTAGTGAATCCGTTGCGGATGTGGCTGTAGAAATCGCAGTTCCAAAACTCGACTTCCGGTTTGCTTCCAATGATGCGATGAAGAGATTTTACCAGTCGTCAGAACAACAGAGTTTGAAGAACCTGATTCTCAATATATTTGAAGAGAAACCGATCAAAGATTTACTGACAGGAAGTTCATTTGATTTTGTCGTCAGAGTGGAGCTTCATATATCGGAATATTTAGTCAGAGGCATTATTGAACCAG GCCCGCCTTCCTTGCCAAGACTCGTCAGGGTTGTAGATGCCACGACCCATACACTTACTATAGAATGGGATGTACCAGAAACAGACTATGGTCTCCCCATACTCTCCTACCACGTGGAAAGGTTTGACTTCATCAAGAAGAAATGGCTCAGAGTGGGATCCACGGAACCGCCAGTGACGGTCTGCAGGGTCGCTAACCTGGAAATGGGACATAAATACAAAATACGGGTGTTCGCCGTCAATAAATTAGGTCGCAGCAAGCCTTCTACTACAGATGGTCCCGTTACCCTTCTTCGTTTGCCAG GGAGCCGAGGGAAGTCATTAGCAGTAAATGGTCACACAGATTTATGA
- the LOC125683193 gene encoding myomesin-3-like isoform X1, giving the protein MNNKCHFHMEKYFIAGDYSNETDSAEVKASPNIIIDMLVKKGKEFDMQMEEKLARALHKLKWSDGLIPSESVADVAVEIAVPKLDFRFASNDAMKRFYQSSEQQSLKNLILNIFEEKPIKDLLTGSSFDFVVRVELHISEYLVRGIIEPGPPSLPRLVRVVDATTHTLTIEWDVPETDYGLPILSYHVERFDFIKKKWLRVGSTEPPVTVCRVANLEMGHKYKIRVFAVNKLGRSKPSTTDGPVTLLRLPGEPSMPIPITANANCLRFGKSPPCCNLSASLYADNFALFLLLDPVNYVST; this is encoded by the exons ATGAACAACAAATGCCATTTTCATATGGAGAAGTATTTCATAGCAGGGGACTATTCGAATGAAACAG ATTCTGCAGAGGTTAAAGCATCACCAAACATAATTATCGACATGCTAGTGAAGAAAGGGAAAGAATTTGATATGCAGATGGAAGAGAAACTAGCCCGCGCTCTACATAAACTGAAATGGAGTGATGGATTAATCCCTAGTGAATCCGTTGCGGATGTGGCTGTAGAAATCGCAGTTCCAAAACTCGACTTCCGGTTTGCTTCCAATGATGCGATGAAGAGATTTTACCAGTCGTCAGAACAACAGAGTTTGAAGAACCTGATTCTCAATATATTTGAAGAGAAACCGATCAAAGATTTACTGACAGGAAGTTCATTTGATTTTGTCGTCAGAGTGGAGCTTCATATATCGGAATATTTAGTCAGAGGCATTATTGAACCAG GCCCGCCTTCCTTGCCAAGACTCGTCAGGGTTGTAGATGCCACGACCCATACACTTACTATAGAATGGGATGTACCAGAAACAGACTATGGTCTCCCCATACTCTCCTACCACGTGGAAAGGTTTGACTTCATCAAGAAGAAATGGCTCAGAGTGGGATCCACGGAACCGCCAGTGACGGTCTGCAGGGTCGCTAACCTGGAAATGGGACATAAATACAAAATACGGGTGTTCGCCGTCAATAAATTAGGTCGCAGCAAGCCTTCTACTACAGATGGTCCCGTTACCCTTCTTCGTTTGCCAGGTGAGCCTTCTATGCCTATACCCATAACGGCCAATGCTAACTGCCTCCGATTTGGAAAGAGCCCGCCTTGTTGTAATCTGTCTGCTTCTCTGTATGCCGATAACTTTGCTCTATTCTTATTACTTGACCCTGTGAACTATGTGTCTACATAA